A genomic stretch from Haloarchaeobius amylolyticus includes:
- a CDS encoding DEAD/DEAH box helicase family protein, which produces MVSSDKGLRDLDLPDVIETSDVDFAEEFYNPALSVSVEYKRGVGYFTSNWFKHASRGLKGLAENEGTAKWIISPILEEEDWEALQKGEEAKRSQELYDRLKNLVSDIEEGLEKETQNTIAWMIADGLLDIKLAITGENLSGDFHDKWGIMRDANDDKIAFHGSQNDSSKGFSNYESYTVFISWDSEREANKLAKHERRFDDIWDNAKRGVYSLSLPDSISLNIAELRDDDRPYDNPSESRKLTSAYRWRHQEVAVNKFLENGHGILDMATGTGKTRTSLKILNRLLRQDAVENIVVATRGNDLLDQWYDTLSESFSADEMWIYQEYDGDHDLSQFLTKNRDKLEALIISYDNLHEVIENDVNNKIPRSLLIADEVHNIGSDTRQANLTGKLEAFKHRLGLSATPFDPYDPDRNDFIRDEVGPVVYEFSAEDAIKRGILTELDYTPLFYELSEEDKEEQKAAFGKYSGLKQQNPNIPKSQLYIMLAKVRKTSEEKLPVFREYLENNPEILEGCLIFVETKEYGHKVQKIIHNHTKSYRTYYGEDPEETLEAFSNGDISTLVSSKAISEGIDIKSVKNIILFTSNRSKGTTIQRIGRALRTDPDNPGKTANIVDFVVRSDIEEEPEDNEDDEDDEVDIPPDKIRYDWLNDLSKVSKEEN; this is translated from the coding sequence ATGGTAAGTTCTGACAAGGGGCTAAGAGACTTGGATCTCCCCGACGTCATCGAAACCTCTGACGTAGACTTTGCTGAGGAATTTTACAACCCTGCCCTTAGTGTCTCGGTAGAGTACAAGCGAGGTGTCGGCTACTTTACCAGCAATTGGTTTAAGCACGCTTCAAGAGGGCTGAAGGGTCTCGCGGAGAACGAAGGCACCGCCAAGTGGATAATCAGTCCAATACTGGAGGAAGAGGACTGGGAAGCCCTTCAGAAAGGGGAGGAAGCTAAACGAAGCCAGGAACTATACGACCGCCTCAAAAACTTGGTCTCCGACATTGAGGAGGGACTCGAAAAAGAGACCCAGAATACCATTGCGTGGATGATCGCTGACGGTCTTCTTGACATCAAGCTCGCAATCACCGGGGAAAACCTCTCCGGCGACTTCCACGACAAATGGGGAATCATGCGAGACGCCAACGACGACAAAATTGCCTTTCACGGCTCCCAAAACGACAGCAGCAAAGGATTCTCAAACTACGAATCCTACACTGTCTTCATTTCCTGGGACTCCGAACGCGAAGCAAACAAATTGGCAAAGCACGAGAGACGGTTCGACGATATCTGGGACAACGCCAAACGAGGGGTGTACAGCCTCTCACTGCCTGACAGTATCTCCCTCAACATAGCTGAACTACGGGATGACGACCGTCCCTACGACAACCCCTCTGAATCAAGGAAACTGACCAGCGCCTACCGCTGGCGTCACCAAGAAGTAGCAGTGAACAAGTTCCTGGAAAACGGTCACGGCATCCTCGACATGGCCACCGGAACCGGGAAAACCCGGACCTCCCTCAAAATCCTGAACCGCCTGCTAAGACAGGACGCCGTAGAGAACATCGTCGTCGCCACCCGAGGAAACGACCTCCTTGACCAATGGTACGACACCCTATCAGAGAGCTTCAGCGCAGACGAAATGTGGATCTACCAGGAATACGACGGCGACCACGACCTCAGCCAGTTCTTGACCAAGAACCGTGACAAGTTGGAAGCCCTGATCATCTCCTATGATAACCTACACGAAGTAATCGAAAACGATGTCAACAACAAAATCCCTCGAAGCCTGTTGATCGCGGACGAAGTCCACAACATCGGTAGCGACACACGACAAGCCAACTTGACCGGAAAACTCGAAGCCTTCAAACACCGGCTCGGCCTCAGCGCCACACCCTTCGACCCCTACGACCCGGACAGGAACGACTTCATACGAGACGAAGTAGGGCCCGTCGTCTACGAGTTCTCCGCCGAAGACGCAATCAAAAGAGGAATCCTCACCGAACTCGACTACACACCGCTCTTCTACGAACTCTCAGAAGAGGACAAGGAAGAGCAAAAAGCAGCGTTCGGCAAATACAGCGGCTTGAAACAGCAGAATCCGAACATCCCGAAAAGCCAGCTGTACATCATGCTGGCTAAGGTCCGGAAAACCTCCGAGGAGAAACTACCTGTCTTCCGAGAATACCTGGAGAACAACCCTGAAATCCTCGAGGGCTGCCTCATCTTCGTCGAGACAAAGGAGTACGGGCACAAGGTCCAGAAAATCATCCACAACCACACCAAGAGCTACCGGACCTACTACGGGGAAGACCCGGAGGAAACACTCGAAGCCTTCTCAAACGGCGATATCTCCACCCTTGTCAGCAGCAAGGCAATCTCCGAAGGCATCGACATCAAATCCGTGAAGAACATCATCCTGTTCACATCCAACCGTTCCAAAGGAACCACCATCCAGCGCATCGGCAGAGCACTCAGAACGGATCCTGATAACCCTGGGAAAACAGCTAACATAGTTGACTTTGTTGTCAGGAGTGACATCGAAGAAGAACCTGAGGACAACGAAGACGATGAGGATGACGAGGTCGACATACCCCCGGACAAGATTCGGTACGACTGGCTCAACGACCTCAGCAAAGTTTCAAAGGAGGAAAACTGA
- a CDS encoding CxC ATPase DNA modification system associated small protein: MAKPEVEEIVEEVMEKHGQSDVVKERFLNFYENAIEENFGGNDLQGLINTVELTEEERLDGS, from the coding sequence ATGGCAAAACCAGAAGTCGAAGAAATCGTTGAAGAGGTAATGGAAAAACACGGTCAATCAGACGTGGTCAAGGAGAGATTCCTGAACTTCTACGAAAACGCGATAGAGGAAAACTTCGGCGGCAACGACCTGCAAGGACTGATTAACACAGTAGAACTCACCGAAGAGGAGAGACTCGATGGATCTTAG